A genome region from Geobacter pickeringii includes the following:
- a CDS encoding biotin--[acetyl-CoA-carboxylase] ligase codes for MTGDAIRAAEGDDRGIDRKILEIFREASGGIVSGETLSKDLNVSRTAVWKHIKALRNLGYQITAVPSQGYRLIGSPDILTPPEISAGLRVESVGSHLVCLRETESTNVVAYRLAAEGAAEGTVVIADSQSRGKGRLGRAWESPQGVNLYCSVILRPAILPHHAPQLTFLSAVAVAEAIERTTPLVPAIKWPNDVLINGRKVAGTLNEMSAETERVEFIILGVGVNINMRREQFPASLRHPATSLAIEGGGEVERVRFLRAFLESLDRLYHRYRSEGYEPLRQAWLSRSVVMGRRVSVAIGEGSVKGVVTGIDEIGALLLQTADGGTERILSGDVTVEE; via the coding sequence GTGACCGGAGACGCGATTCGTGCGGCGGAGGGGGACGATCGGGGGATCGATCGAAAGATCCTGGAGATCTTTCGTGAGGCTTCCGGCGGGATCGTCTCCGGCGAAACCTTGAGCAAAGACCTCAACGTATCGCGCACCGCAGTCTGGAAGCATATCAAGGCCCTCCGGAATCTCGGATACCAGATAACTGCGGTTCCCTCCCAGGGATACCGGCTCATCGGTTCGCCGGACATTCTCACCCCCCCCGAAATTTCTGCCGGGCTCCGTGTGGAGAGTGTCGGCTCACACCTTGTCTGCCTTCGCGAAACGGAATCCACGAATGTTGTCGCCTACCGGCTTGCCGCGGAAGGCGCCGCGGAAGGAACCGTCGTCATCGCCGATTCCCAGAGCCGCGGCAAGGGGCGGCTTGGCAGGGCCTGGGAATCCCCGCAGGGAGTGAACCTTTACTGCTCCGTCATCTTGCGTCCGGCGATACTACCGCATCATGCGCCTCAACTGACATTCCTCTCTGCAGTGGCGGTGGCCGAGGCGATAGAGCGAACCACTCCCCTTGTCCCCGCCATCAAATGGCCCAACGATGTCCTGATCAACGGCCGTAAGGTGGCCGGCACCCTCAACGAAATGAGTGCCGAAACCGAGCGGGTCGAGTTCATTATTCTCGGCGTCGGAGTGAACATCAACATGCGCCGTGAGCAGTTTCCGGCCAGCCTTCGCCACCCCGCCACCTCACTGGCCATCGAGGGGGGCGGCGAAGTGGAGCGGGTTCGGTTCCTCCGGGCGTTCCTCGAATCCCTTGACCGCCTCTACCATCGGTATCGTTCCGAGGGGTACGAACCGCTGCGGCAGGCCTGGCTTTCCCGGAGCGTCGTGATGGGGCGGCGGGTGAGCGTGGCGATCGGCGAGGGGAGTGTGAAGGGGGTTGTCACGGGGATCGACGAAATCGGTGCGTTGCTGCTCCAGACTGCCGATGGGGGGACGGAACGGATCCTCTCCGGTGATGTCACCGTTGAAGAATAG
- the nadC gene encoding carboxylating nicotinate-nucleotide diphosphorylase: protein MIGLDKVIEDALREDIHTGDITTLAVVPGSRPARARLVAKEPMVLAGIAVAARVFHLLDSTIRFTPRFEDGARLSAGDLIAELEGDSSLLLQGERVALNLIQRMCGTATLTARFVEAVRGTTTRIVDTRKTTPGLRVLEKYAVRVGGGINHRTGLYDGVLIKENHIAAAGGITEAVRRARAYIPHTMKIEVETETLAEVNEALEAGADIIMLDNMTRETMREAVAMIGGRALVEASGGVNLETVRGIAETGVDIISVGALTHSARAMDISMLLEAV, encoded by the coding sequence ATGATCGGTCTTGACAAAGTCATCGAAGATGCCCTCCGGGAGGATATTCACACCGGCGACATCACCACTCTTGCAGTGGTTCCCGGTAGCCGTCCCGCCCGGGCCCGGCTCGTTGCCAAAGAGCCGATGGTTCTGGCGGGGATTGCCGTTGCGGCCCGTGTCTTTCATCTGCTTGATTCCACTATCCGTTTCACCCCGCGTTTCGAGGACGGCGCGCGCCTTTCGGCCGGAGACCTCATTGCGGAGCTCGAAGGGGATTCGTCTCTGCTGCTGCAGGGGGAACGGGTTGCCCTTAATCTGATCCAGCGGATGTGCGGAACCGCCACACTGACGGCGCGGTTTGTGGAAGCGGTTCGCGGCACCACGACGCGTATCGTCGACACCCGCAAGACGACGCCCGGGCTTCGGGTGTTGGAAAAGTATGCGGTGCGTGTGGGGGGGGGGATCAATCATCGCACCGGTCTTTACGATGGGGTTCTGATCAAGGAGAATCATATCGCCGCCGCTGGCGGGATCACCGAAGCCGTCCGCCGCGCTCGTGCCTATATTCCCCATACGATGAAGATTGAGGTCGAAACCGAGACGCTCGCCGAGGTGAACGAGGCCCTGGAGGCGGGGGCCGATATCATCATGCTCGACAACATGACCCGTGAAACCATGCGCGAAGCCGTGGCAATGATCGGCGGACGCGCGCTCGTCGAGGCGTCCGGCGGCGTGAATCTGGAGACGGTACGCGGAATCGCCGAGACGGGCGTCGACATCATCAGTGTCGGAGCTCTTACCCACTCGGCCCGTGCCATGGATATCTCGATGCTGCTGGAGGCTGTGTGA